In Leishmania donovani BPK282A1 complete genome, chromosome 18, a genomic segment contains:
- a CDS encoding dynein light chain 2B, cytoplasmic, putative: MAAAGSGPDIEELVKRITSHRGVRGFLIINNEGIAIRHSFTEASRELAVQYAALFQPLAMSAKTVLQEIDSNNELQLIRLRSKKDEVIVAPDNKYMLIIIQDADMDKVEAKK; encoded by the coding sequence ATGGCTGCCGCCGGCTCCGGTCCTGATATCGAGGAGCTGGTGAAGCGCATCACTTCTCACCGCGGCGTGCGTGGGTTCTTGATCATCAACAATGAAGGCATCGCCATCCGCCATAGCTTCACCGAGGCGTCGCGGGAGCTGGCGGTCCAGTATGCGGCGCTTTTCCAACCGCTGGCTATGAGCGCCAAGACAGTGCTGCAGGAGATCGACAGCAACAACGAGCTCCAGCTCATTCGGTTGCGCTCCAAGAAGGACGAGGTCATTGTGGCACCAGATAACAAGTACATGCTCATCATCATCCAAGATGCTGACATGGACAAGGTAGAGGCTAAGAagtga